A window from Enterocloster bolteae encodes these proteins:
- a CDS encoding GH25 family lysozyme yields MKHRYKWLRILAALVVMTVFAAGIMAYLIWNGWILLNNPSKTRYPVRGVDVSHYQGEIDWKVLGRQDIDFAYIKATEGSSHVDEKFYQNWSESALSGLAVGAYHFFSFDSSGKDQLAHFIQCLPDREGMLPPAVDVEFYGDKAANPPNPADVEQELGALLEGLEAQYGIVPVIYATEESWNLYIRGRFDRYPLWIRNVKTKPRTEGEPWLLWQYTNRQRLGGYEGEETFIDMNVYCGSREQWENWYGNRNKS; encoded by the coding sequence ATGAAACACAGATACAAATGGCTCCGCATACTGGCCGCTCTCGTTGTCATGACGGTTTTTGCTGCCGGTATCATGGCTTATCTGATATGGAACGGATGGATTCTCTTAAACAATCCTTCAAAAACACGTTATCCGGTACGGGGGGTGGATGTGTCCCATTACCAGGGCGAAATTGACTGGAAGGTGCTGGGAAGGCAGGATATTGATTTTGCTTACATCAAAGCCACAGAGGGCAGTTCCCATGTGGATGAGAAATTTTATCAGAATTGGTCTGAGTCGGCCCTGTCCGGCCTGGCTGTGGGAGCATACCATTTTTTCAGTTTTGACAGCAGCGGGAAGGACCAGCTGGCGCATTTCATCCAATGTCTGCCTGACAGGGAAGGGATGCTTCCGCCGGCAGTTGACGTGGAGTTTTACGGTGACAAGGCTGCCAATCCTCCAAATCCGGCGGACGTGGAGCAGGAGCTTGGGGCCTTGCTGGAAGGACTGGAAGCACAGTATGGGATAGTCCCTGTAATCTATGCCACGGAGGAATCCTGGAACCTGTACATCCGCGGAAGGTTTGACCGGTATCCGCTCTGGATTCGCAACGTAAAAACAAAGCCCCGCACCGAGGGGGAACCATGGCTGCTGTGGCAGTATACCAACCGCCAGCGTCTTGGGGGATATGAGGGAGAGGAGACATTCATTGATATGAATGTGTATTGCGGGAGCCGTGAACAGTGGGAAAACTGGTACGGGAATCGTAATAAATCGTAA
- a CDS encoding carbon starvation protein A translates to MMNGLVMMLLAVVVLGGAYLIYGRYLAKKWGVDPDAKTPAYEMEDGVDYVPADTNVVFGHQFASIAGAGPINGPIQAAMFGWLPVMLWILLGGVFFGAVQDFAAMYASVKNKGRSIGYIIEVYIGKLGKRLFLLFTWLFSILVVAAFADIVAGTFNGFDAATGERIAANGAVATTSLLFIAFAVVLGCFLKYGKCSKLVNTLVAIGLLVLAVALGLAFPVYVPQSAWLIFVFLYVIVACVTPVWALLQPRDYLNSYLLLAMIIGAVLGICVYNPAINLPSFTSFVFTDAKGNISYLFPTLFVTIACGAVSGFHALVSSGTASKQIKNEKNMLPVSFGAMLLESLLAITALIAVGALATSEGLPTGTPPQVFAKAIAMFLTTLGMPDSISYTLITLSISAFALTSLDSVARVGRIAFQEFFTNDDIDPSRQSSLNKVLTNKYFSTILTLALCYALSRAGYASIWPLFGSANQLLSALALIACAVFLKKTHRQGVMLWGPMVIMLGVTFTALSLKIKDLISALSSQFVFGNALQLVFAVLLLILGVIVAFEGIRKLLDKDTEADKAAPGKGVTA, encoded by the coding sequence ATGATGAATGGTTTAGTTATGATGCTTTTAGCCGTAGTGGTATTAGGCGGTGCCTATCTGATTTACGGCAGATATCTGGCAAAGAAATGGGGCGTTGACCCCGATGCAAAGACCCCGGCCTATGAGATGGAGGACGGTGTGGACTATGTGCCGGCTGATACCAACGTGGTATTCGGCCACCAGTTTGCCTCCATTGCAGGAGCAGGCCCCATCAACGGCCCCATCCAGGCAGCTATGTTTGGCTGGCTGCCCGTTATGCTGTGGATTCTTCTGGGAGGCGTATTCTTCGGCGCGGTTCAGGACTTTGCCGCCATGTATGCTTCCGTCAAGAACAAGGGACGTTCCATTGGCTACATAATCGAGGTTTATATCGGCAAGCTCGGCAAAAGGCTGTTCCTTTTATTCACCTGGCTGTTCTCCATCCTGGTAGTGGCGGCCTTTGCTGACATTGTGGCAGGCACATTCAATGGTTTTGATGCAGCCACAGGCGAGAGAATCGCTGCTAACGGAGCCGTTGCCACCACATCTCTTTTATTCATTGCATTTGCAGTGGTACTGGGATGCTTCCTGAAGTATGGAAAATGCAGCAAGCTGGTAAATACCCTGGTTGCCATCGGACTTCTTGTGCTGGCTGTCGCCCTTGGACTGGCATTTCCCGTCTATGTGCCCCAGAGCGCATGGCTCATTTTCGTATTCCTGTATGTGATTGTTGCCTGCGTGACTCCTGTATGGGCTCTGCTTCAGCCCAGGGATTATCTGAACAGCTACCTGCTGCTGGCCATGATTATCGGTGCGGTTCTGGGAATATGTGTTTATAATCCGGCCATCAACCTTCCCTCCTTTACATCATTTGTGTTTACAGATGCAAAGGGAAATATTTCCTATCTGTTTCCAACCCTGTTCGTTACAATTGCCTGCGGTGCCGTATCCGGCTTCCATGCGCTGGTATCCTCCGGAACAGCCAGCAAGCAGATAAAAAATGAAAAGAACATGCTGCCGGTATCCTTTGGCGCCATGCTGTTAGAAAGTCTTTTGGCCATTACCGCGCTGATTGCTGTCGGTGCGCTGGCTACCAGTGAAGGCCTTCCAACCGGAACACCTCCACAGGTATTTGCCAAGGCCATTGCCATGTTTCTTACCACATTGGGAATGCCTGATTCCATCAGCTATACACTGATCACGCTGTCCATTTCAGCCTTTGCCCTGACCAGCCTGGATTCCGTGGCGCGCGTGGGACGTATTGCTTTCCAGGAATTTTTTACTAACGACGATATTGACCCATCACGGCAGAGTTCCCTGAACAAGGTGCTGACTAACAAATATTTCTCCACCATACTGACCCTGGCTCTCTGCTACGCATTATCCAGGGCAGGTTACGCGAGCATCTGGCCTCTGTTCGGCTCTGCCAACCAGCTGCTTTCCGCGCTGGCCCTGATTGCCTGCGCCGTATTCCTGAAAAAAACACACAGACAGGGCGTCATGCTCTGGGGGCCCATGGTTATCATGCTGGGCGTCACCTTTACGGCCCTGAGCCTTAAAATCAAGGACCTTATATCGGCCCTGTCAAGCCAGTTTGTATTCGGCAACGCGCTTCAGCTGGTGTTCGCAGTTCTTCTTCTGATTCTGGGCGTGATTGTTGCCTTTGAGGGCATCCGCAAGCTTTTGGATAAGGATACAGAGGCAGATAAGGCAGCTCCGGGCAAGGGTGTGACTGCGTAG
- the cobA gene encoding uroporphyrinogen-III C-methyltransferase — MENKGMVYLVGAGPGDPALMTLKGQALLSSCGALVYDHLASRQFLEWVPSACRKIYVGKQAGHHSMKQDEINAVLVELALSGLTVVRLKGGDPFVFGRGGEEIQALEAHGIPYETVPGVTSAIAVPECAGIPVTHRGVSRSFHVITGHTRDGEDCLPPEFETYGSLPGTLVFLMGLGQLPVITARLIEGGMAPDTPAAVIENGTLPDQRAVRAPLSGIHAKVMEAGIGTPAIIVVGETASFDMKCDLKCRSFGPLAGYRIGMVGTRHFTDSLGHALKQEGAVVSPILEMKVISHTKCPAMQEAYRNLAAYTWLIFTSANGVRLFFQEMQHSGMDYRLLGHIKFAVIGDGTGRELANFGFHADYMPDSFCAEALARGLASILTDSDRILIARSKGGSPVLTSILEKAGLVYDDIVLYQVEGRLASEQRQAEEGFDYITFASASGVRAYLSSGLNINPGQRTGQTRLVCIGDITAGELKKHGIKADITAGTYHIQGLVQAIADDAISREAEGSASV, encoded by the coding sequence ATGGAGAATAAGGGAATGGTATATCTGGTGGGCGCAGGTCCGGGGGACCCGGCCCTGATGACCCTGAAAGGCCAGGCGCTTCTTAGCTCCTGCGGCGCCCTTGTCTATGATCATCTGGCATCCAGACAATTCCTGGAATGGGTGCCCTCCGCCTGCCGTAAAATCTATGTGGGCAAACAGGCCGGACATCACTCCATGAAACAGGATGAGATAAACGCCGTTCTGGTGGAACTGGCCCTTTCAGGGCTTACGGTGGTCCGGCTAAAGGGAGGGGATCCCTTTGTGTTCGGGCGGGGCGGCGAGGAAATCCAGGCACTGGAGGCCCACGGGATTCCCTACGAAACCGTTCCTGGCGTAACATCCGCCATAGCGGTCCCGGAATGCGCCGGGATTCCCGTAACCCACCGCGGGGTAAGCAGAAGCTTCCATGTGATTACAGGCCACACCCGGGACGGAGAGGATTGTCTCCCTCCTGAGTTTGAAACATACGGTTCCCTGCCGGGCACCCTGGTATTCTTAATGGGACTGGGACAGCTTCCGGTCATTACAGCCAGGCTGATTGAGGGAGGAATGGCTCCGGACACACCTGCGGCTGTCATTGAAAACGGCACCCTGCCGGACCAGAGGGCAGTCCGGGCGCCTCTTTCCGGGATTCACGCCAAGGTAATGGAGGCGGGGATCGGCACTCCGGCCATTATTGTTGTGGGCGAAACAGCCTCCTTTGATATGAAATGCGATTTGAAATGCCGTTCTTTTGGTCCCCTGGCCGGATACAGAATCGGTATGGTTGGCACACGGCATTTTACAGACAGTCTTGGACATGCCCTTAAACAGGAGGGAGCGGTTGTCTCACCAATCCTGGAGATGAAAGTGATATCCCATACAAAATGCCCTGCCATGCAGGAAGCCTACCGAAACCTGGCTGCATACACCTGGCTGATATTCACCAGCGCCAATGGTGTGCGCCTGTTCTTCCAGGAAATGCAACACTCCGGCATGGATTACCGCTTGCTGGGTCATATAAAATTTGCCGTTATCGGCGACGGCACAGGCAGGGAACTGGCAAACTTCGGTTTCCATGCAGACTATATGCCGGATTCCTTCTGTGCCGAGGCACTGGCCCGGGGACTGGCATCCATCCTTACAGACAGCGACCGCATCCTCATTGCCCGCTCCAAAGGCGGATCACCTGTACTGACCAGTATACTGGAAAAAGCCGGACTTGTTTACGATGACATTGTTCTTTACCAGGTGGAAGGCAGGCTGGCGAGTGAACAGAGGCAGGCGGAAGAGGGATTTGACTATATCACCTTTGCCAGCGCGTCCGGTGTAAGGGCTTATCTTTCAAGCGGCCTGAATATAAATCCCGGACAAAGGACAGGACAGACCAGGCTGGTATGCATCGGGGACATAACGGCAGGGGAGTTAAAAAAACATGGAATAAAGGCAGATATCACTGCCGGAACATACCATATACAGGGGCTGGTGCAGGCCATTGCAGATGACGCCATATCCCGCGAAGCGGAAGGTTCTGCATCCGTATAA
- the hemC gene encoding hydroxymethylbilane synthase, whose amino-acid sequence MNDIIRIGTRKSALALIQTQLVADELRQVCPGIQVEIVTKDTLGDRILDKPLQEFGGKGVFVSEFEQAIQEGVIDLAVHSAKDLPMELAQGLTIAAVSGREDPRDVLVTMRGHRIRPESVVRIGTSSPRRQLQARLMCKTLWPEAAGAECSTLRGNVHTRLRKLEEENFDGIILAAAGLKRLGLLEQDTYEYTFLAPEEFIPAGGQGLMAVEAKAGTAAHSLAQAMDHAQGRLCLDLERSVLKQLDAGCHEPIGIYSVLQNGQLEVWGISSPREEVKRIHLTGGTSRRDIEKLASEAWKGLM is encoded by the coding sequence ATGAATGATATCATCCGCATTGGAACAAGAAAAAGCGCACTGGCGCTGATTCAGACACAGCTTGTAGCTGATGAATTAAGGCAGGTCTGTCCTGGCATACAGGTGGAAATCGTAACAAAAGATACCCTGGGGGACCGGATACTGGACAAGCCCTTACAGGAATTCGGGGGCAAGGGTGTCTTTGTATCTGAGTTTGAGCAGGCCATACAGGAAGGCGTCATAGACCTTGCGGTCCACAGCGCCAAGGACCTTCCCATGGAGCTGGCCCAAGGACTGACCATTGCAGCGGTATCCGGGCGGGAAGACCCAAGGGATGTGCTGGTCACCATGAGAGGCCATAGGATCCGGCCGGAGAGCGTGGTCCGTATCGGCACCTCCAGTCCAAGGCGGCAGCTTCAGGCCCGGTTGATGTGCAAAACACTGTGGCCGGAGGCTGCCGGGGCAGAATGCAGCACTCTCAGGGGAAATGTTCACACCCGGCTCAGGAAACTGGAAGAGGAGAACTTTGACGGTATCATCCTGGCGGCTGCCGGATTAAAAAGGCTGGGACTGCTGGAACAGGATACCTACGAATATACGTTTCTGGCTCCGGAAGAATTCATACCGGCAGGAGGCCAGGGACTGATGGCGGTGGAGGCAAAAGCAGGAACCGCGGCCCACAGTCTCGCCCAGGCCATGGACCATGCCCAGGGACGGCTGTGCCTGGATCTGGAGAGAAGCGTCCTTAAACAGCTGGATGCGGGATGTCATGAGCCCATCGGCATCTACTCTGTCCTTCAAAACGGGCAGTTGGAGGTATGGGGCATCAGCAGCCCCAGGGAAGAGGTAAAGCGGATTCACCTGACCGGCGGTACCTCCCGGAGGGATATAGAAAAACTGGCGTCAGAAGCATGGAAAGGATTGATGTGA
- a CDS encoding precorrin-2 dehydrogenase/sirohydrochlorin ferrochelatase family protein, translating to MAVCVFFGTFARTALSGDRMGGANFMAYFPFFADIEGMRWLIAGGGSVALRKVHDLLPYGAVIEVVSPDMSPGLDEMAQDIAYTDTLKLTRREFEDRDLDRADFVIAATSEPGLNSRISVLCRSKRIPVNVVDVKEECSFIFPSIVRDGPVVVGISTGGMSPVIARYLKARIRSVMPDSLGELTTRLGAYRETVKDLFPDSPRVRSALFYELAEEGLSHNGCLTREQAQIIINRKLEQEHE from the coding sequence ATGGCTGTCTGCGTCTTTTTCGGTACGTTCGCCCGGACGGCTCTGTCCGGGGATAGAATGGGAGGAGCGAACTTCATGGCATATTTTCCGTTTTTTGCAGATATTGAGGGAATGAGATGGCTGATTGCGGGCGGTGGAAGCGTGGCCCTGAGAAAGGTGCATGATCTGCTTCCCTATGGAGCGGTCATCGAGGTAGTATCCCCGGACATGTCCCCTGGCCTGGATGAGATGGCGCAAGACATCGCATACACGGACACTCTCAAGCTGACCAGAAGAGAGTTCGAGGACAGGGACCTGGATAGAGCCGACTTTGTCATTGCGGCCACGTCTGAGCCCGGCCTTAACAGCAGAATATCCGTACTGTGCAGGTCAAAAAGGATTCCTGTAAATGTGGTGGATGTAAAGGAGGAATGCTCCTTTATCTTCCCGTCCATTGTACGGGACGGACCTGTGGTGGTGGGAATTTCCACCGGCGGCATGAGCCCTGTCATAGCCAGGTACCTGAAGGCCAGAATCCGGTCCGTAATGCCGGACAGCCTGGGAGAGCTGACAACCCGGCTGGGAGCTTACAGAGAGACGGTCAAAGACCTGTTCCCTGACTCGCCCCGGGTCCGTTCAGCCTTGTTTTACGAGCTGGCGGAGGAAGGGCTCAGCCATAACGGCTGTCTCACACGGGAACAGGCGCAAATTATAATAAACAGAAAGCTGGAACAGGAACATGAATGA
- a CDS encoding D-alanyl-D-alanine carboxypeptidase family protein → MRRISYIITSLIMVFSMATITAFAKPDWPIDTGIQSEAGIVMDMDSGAVLFAQNIHEQKIPASITKLLTALVVIENTNDLDAPVTFSHDAIYNVESGAGNKFNLEEGDVLSVRQCLYAMLLQSSNQSANALAEYVAGSRQAFVDMMNQRIAELGCNESHFANPSGLNDDTQRTTAYDMAIIARACFQNPTVLEIASARTSTIPATANNPNGRTFSIEHKMLLSDDSNYYPDAIAGKTGWTSQAGQTLVTYARREGRGQIAVTLKSTQKTHYSDTKTILDFCFAKFKNVNIADNEIEYVTGDTPVTIAGETYDPSELSIESGAVITIPNDAQFTDADKALETDLPEDHPQEAVARLVYTYNERRVGDAWIYSSRVQAVNATPSEPGEDTPQESQPEKDGQDGKTGLKLPRAVLIGGGAVLVLALIAGGGVFWFKRRQAAERERQRILREKRRQRLADIGYTEEDFERLLDERRKQHDMR, encoded by the coding sequence ATGCGTCGTATATCCTACATAATCACAAGTCTAATCATGGTCTTTTCAATGGCCACCATCACCGCCTTCGCAAAACCGGACTGGCCCATAGACACAGGGATTCAGTCAGAGGCCGGCATTGTCATGGATATGGATTCCGGAGCCGTGCTGTTTGCCCAGAACATACATGAGCAGAAGATTCCGGCCAGCATCACCAAGCTGCTGACAGCCCTTGTGGTCATTGAAAATACCAATGACCTGGACGCGCCGGTCACATTTTCCCATGACGCCATATACAATGTGGAATCCGGGGCCGGCAACAAGTTCAACCTGGAGGAAGGGGATGTATTAAGCGTCCGCCAGTGTCTCTACGCCATGCTCCTCCAGTCGTCCAACCAGTCGGCCAATGCTCTGGCAGAGTATGTGGCGGGAAGCAGACAGGCTTTTGTGGATATGATGAACCAGCGGATTGCGGAGCTTGGCTGTAATGAAAGCCATTTTGCCAATCCATCCGGTTTGAACGACGACACCCAGCGCACCACGGCCTACGACATGGCCATCATAGCCAGGGCCTGCTTCCAGAACCCCACTGTGCTGGAGATTGCCTCAGCCAGAACTTCTACTATACCAGCCACTGCCAACAACCCCAATGGGCGGACTTTTTCCATTGAGCATAAAATGCTGCTGTCGGATGATTCCAACTATTATCCCGATGCCATTGCAGGTAAGACCGGCTGGACATCCCAGGCAGGACAGACCCTTGTCACCTATGCCAGACGGGAGGGCAGAGGCCAGATAGCAGTTACCCTTAAGAGTACCCAGAAAACCCATTATTCAGATACAAAGACCATTCTGGATTTCTGCTTTGCAAAATTCAAGAATGTGAACATAGCTGACAATGAAATCGAATATGTCACAGGAGACACGCCTGTAACCATTGCCGGGGAGACATATGATCCATCGGAACTATCCATTGAAAGCGGGGCGGTTATCACCATACCTAATGACGCACAGTTTACAGATGCGGACAAGGCGCTGGAGACGGATTTGCCTGAGGACCATCCCCAGGAGGCCGTGGCCAGGCTGGTCTACACCTATAATGAGCGGAGAGTTGGAGATGCATGGATTTACAGCTCCAGGGTCCAGGCTGTTAACGCAACTCCCTCCGAGCCTGGTGAGGATACGCCCCAGGAAAGCCAGCCCGAAAAGGACGGACAGGACGGAAAAACCGGCCTTAAGCTTCCAAGGGCAGTGCTCATAGGCGGCGGGGCTGTCCTGGTCTTGGCGCTGATTGCCGGCGGCGGAGTATTCTGGTTTAAAAGACGGCAGGCAGCGGAGCGGGAACGCCAGCGTATCCTCAGGGAAAAGCGCAGACAGCGTCTGGCGGACATAGGTTATACGGAAGAGGATTTTGAACGTCTGTTAGATGAACGAAGAAAGCAGCATGACATGCGCTGA